Sequence from the Mytilus galloprovincialis chromosome 13, xbMytGall1.hap1.1, whole genome shotgun sequence genome:
GTTTACTTGGGATGTTGGCAAAGTATTGAGCTATTTAGAATCTCTGTACCCGTTACAAGATTTGGATTTAAAAATGTTAACTCTCAAATGTGTTGCTTTAATTGCTCTAGCATCTGCTCAAAGATCACAAACACTTGCAAGTCTTAATTTAAACTCTGTTCTCAGTACAGGCACATCATTTATATTTCGTGTCACAACTTTATTAAAGACGACACGACCTAAAAACATAGGACAAGATGTTATTATTCCTgtctttcagaaaaaagaaatTTGTCCTGTTGAAACtttaaaacattatattcacCGAACTAAAGACTTAAGAAAAAgtagtaaattgtttatttcattcaGAACTTTAAAAGCTGTAACAAGCTGTTCAATTGCCAGATGGTTAAAATTGGTACTGTCTAATGCAGGCATAAATGTGTTGAAATTTAAAGCTCATTCATACAGATCTGCATCCTCTTCTGCAGCTAAAAGAGCAGGTATATCATTAAATGATATCCTGAAAACAGCAAATTGGGCATCAGCTCAGACCTTCAAAAAGTTTTACTGTAAGGATATTGAGGTAGACAATACAAATTCAAATTATGTTCATTCAGTGTTTAATCATACTTTTACAGCCTGATCATGTTGATGCTGACAATGACTTAGAGATACAGTTCCAGGGTTTTTCTACATCAGGAGATGTACTGTCTAAGGAACTAACAGATTGGAGATGGAGGAACCATTATTCCAGATGTTGATTCATAATAGTGAATAGTGAAAGGACATTTGCGATGATATCGCGTTGCGTGTATGGACATACATAAGATTTATAAACTAGTGATGGacattattattgtttttccAATTATATTGTGTGATGCATATTGATAGACAACAAGATTAAAAGAAttaatcatatatttttattttttctgtgttGTTACAAGAATTTTTAGATGAAAGATTTGCTCTATACTGGTTCTAACTAGACTATATTGGTATTTGATGAAATTTAAAAGTATGTGGAATAAAGACTTGAGAGCAAAGACTTGTCCGTcttaaacaaaaaattgtcagaaTGATCTGATTTTCAGATTAGTTTTGTGTTGGATATCTATATTTGGTGAATTTCTTTGTTTATATCTCTGTTCAAGTTTTTTACTGGTATTGTTCATGAGATTAGTTGGTTATTAATTTccatttatttcttattctgtTTTGGAAGTTGCATTTATTGGAGCTACAAAGAGTTCACTTATTAACCTGAGCAAGCCCAGGATTATGATATATAATGTTACCTTATCCAAGCATCATTTATGATGTGAAGGATAAGGTGCATTATATGAAGAAGCCAAAGGGCTTCGAGGGTTAATATGTACCCTCCCAAATTATATAATCAGTAATACGCCCGtcccaaaaataaatatttagacCAATAAATGCCAATAGCGGCTTTGGTTATTTAAAAAGAGGCTGGTCACTACTCTGCACGGGCTTATATAGTAGTGGTCAGACAAAAAATCACTCAGCTGTGAAAAAAGGCGTGCGGCCTTGACATAAAGTAAAGGTTCACTTATTAACCCTCGAAGCCCTTTGGCTTCTTCATATAATGCACCTTATCCTTCACATCATAAATGATGCTTGGATAAGGTAACAGTTTTATGTATGAACATTCTGGAATATTTGTTTGGTAAGATATGATGAATATACATAttctaaaaaaatctatacaaaaactgatataaaaaaaaaagattttaacacTATAAAATTCATTAGAAAAAGCAAAATATGTTCATTAGTTACATGTCTTTGATTTTGcatatttcaaagttttgtacatgaaaaaaaaattaacagtttGGAAATTTAATGTATGGCATCATAGAATTAAAGAGTAGAGAGGAAAAAAGAGATAAAGCTAGTTTAAAATAAactgaataaaaattaataaatagaaGTTAATAAATTATAAAGCTGTCTTGCTagttacaaaaacaaaaagtgcTGAGTTAGTAATAAAGATTTACATTTTAACTATTGGTCCAACTACCCAATCAATGTCATTCTTGGGAAAGTAGGATTAGTCTGGAAACATTCCCAATCACCGcctttttattattgatttgaaaAGGTGCATCACTCAAATTCCCCGAAGAGGTAGTTTAATTTATAATAGTTATTTCCCTTTAGCACCAAATTAGAGGGCAACATGCACAAATTCCTTTATAAATCTACCTAATTCAACTAGTTAATCGACTGCTACTAGACTTGTTCTGGTTGAGGGAATTTCTCAGTGTTGAAGACCccttggtggccttgggctgatTTTTGCTCTTTAgcctggttgttgtctctttgacaaattacCATTTCCAAATCTTAATTTTATGGTATTTGTTTTCTGAATACCTCATATAAACCATTCCTatgatcccggagtcccgataaaggtcctccCCCCCCTTCCGCCATAGCAGCCAAGGCAAATAACTCTTGAATCAAATTTCATTAAAGGAAACTGTATATTATATGAAGCCATGTCTATGAGTTTCATTAAAAAGTATCTCATtagtaaattatttttcatgatgaGGGGATATACTATTCCATCTGGAACTATATACATGTTAGGGTCCAGTTCAGAGATACAAATTCTGATAATTGAAGAGTTCAacaaaattctgaaaaattaTCTTACTATTTACTAAGAGAAACTATAAAATTATTACAGTCCTCTTTTCTCCagatcaaaaagttaaaaaaaattctaattccTTTTTTTTAGTATGGCAATTGTCAAAGCTAGCATCAGTAAGCCATGTTAACTTTTTTACTTACTTTTTTTGATTGGctattttttcataattataaatcagACTAAATTAGTTAAATGACGTAACTTATAAATAAGTCTTAACAGCATTTTAACAAGGGGAAATATTTTGTTGGTTCTTTCCAGCAACCCTGCCATGCATCTTTTCTTTACACCAGAAGCCTATCCTTGGCACAAATTCACTATTTCCAACTACTtcctaaatttgattttaaacttaCTGAATATAACTAGCGTCAGACCCatctatgataaaaatataataaattatgaTTCATCTAGTTTTCTAAATCTACATAAATTATTCTTATATAAAAATCTACTTGGGATGAGTAAGAATGACATTGACCTTTGACCCCAATCTAATACCTATGAAGCAGCTTATAACTCCAGATAAAATGCTGAAATAGAATACACAACAATCAAGTGTCAGTGATTAAAAAGCAAAAGATGAGGAGTGTGTACTGTAAACAGCAGGTCATTTGTCAACTGGTTACAAATATTGTACCTGACTGATTAGCCTGAGAGTCCATTGATGTAGTGACCTTGAAAAGGTACCAGTGTTTCTTCAAAATATGCACTGATACCATTTTATAGAAATGTGATTATCATTCCAAGTTGGCATTTCTTGCAATAATACAAGAATTTTCTGGGCTTACAGTCATAAATTTGGGTATTGAGTTATGACCCTTGGCACTAAAATTGATTTTACAGAAATATTGAATTCAAAGGGGGAATATCCATTGTTATGTTGATTTTGTTCAAACCAATTTTAGAGACGTACCAAttcaaaaatgtttcattgaacATCATCTTCCATGAATAAATAAGTTCAAACAAATTGTGCATGAAATTTCTGTGATATATTTgataaatctttgaaaaaaaggTTATAAGTATTCTCCTTGCCAACAAAGTATcgttaaacatgataaagtatcACTAGAGTCATCCAAAAATTAATCATAAACATTATTGCAATCTTTGagaattatgaataaaaaattcaGAATTGAAATTCTTGTTAAAAATCTTTTTATTGTAATCCCTGAATATATTAATCATCATTTAAATCATTGCCAAGATAACCTCCAAAATATCAGCATTATAAACCTTGCTAACATGGTCTTCAAAATAACTTAAAATACCAAGGTATGtcttgaaaaaaattaataaagggCCAATAAATTATGGAATAAAATACAACTGGGCTGAAAAACCCTGAGTATTTCAAAGAATCTCCAAGTTTTGTAAAGTTATTAATTATAAATATGACGATATTATCATTATGATCCTTGCCAATAAAGCAGATGTGTTAATGTAATGTGAGAACCAAGCAAGCAATCAGTCAGTTTATTACAAGAGAAGGCTCCAGCAGAGAGAGAGACTCCTGACCCACAGTTACAGTATATTATAATGAAGGCATCAAGACAGATGAAAGCGTCACACAGCAAAGATGCCATACCTATCAAATGCAAAATCAAGCAAGTCTTCATAGCTGACACCCTCCGAAGTTTTGTAGTTAGCTAGCATGAGTGGTGACACCTCCTCCGAGCTACCCCTATCTGAAATATTTCTACCAGCAAGTGTTAGTGTTTTGACCCAGAAAGGATCTTTTCGGTTGTAAAATCCAAGCTGTTCTAAATTGCACTTGACtttttgaaactgaaatttgacTCTTGGAAATGTTGAAGATTTAGATGATGTGTCTATTTTTAAAGTAGATGGCGGCGTTATATCATGTCCTTCAAAAACATCATCATCTTCATCTAGACCACTATCAAATGGTTTGTCATCAATTTGGTGTTTTTTAAGGGGCGGGGGTGGAGCAGGAGGAAGAGTTCGCTCATGCTGCGTCAATTTGGAGCTCTCCGACCATGCATAATTTCTAACCAATGACTGAGGTGTTGAATGCCCATCGATGCCGCTGTCGTCAATCTGAAGTGGAAACTTTCGTTCCCTCTTGGCACCAATGGGAGTTGAATGTCTTAATGGCATCCTGGGTGGTAATGGCAAGCTATTGCCATCTCCACTAACACTGTTAGACCGGGGTGGTATAGCAGGGGCTCTAGTGGGACTTGGTAAGTTAGTTGCATCTCTTTCTTTAACATGCTGAATGGTCCCTGAATCAACGCTCATTGAGTGATGCAAAGTTGGTATCTTAACATGTAATTTAGAATTATAAGTTTTATGATTCATACCTTGACCAACACGACCTCCACGTATGGGGATAGCACCACCTCTTAACATTCTTAAAGGGTTTGTTTCCACATCTTCATCCCCACCAGTGGATGAGGACATAGCTCCTTTACCAGGAATACCTTGGGGTTCACGAATATTACGAGAATGTCCTTCCTCACTACCGCTGATTACTCCTCTTTGATGATCAAGGGAGCGTCGTATTCTACTCTCCCTTGCAAGTTTATTCATAATTTCACGAGGGGAAGGTTCAGAAAAGTCCTCCCCTACAAAAAGACTCGAAGATTTATTGTAAGAATCCCTACGAGAATCATCCTGACGATTGACTTCTGTAGCACTATTTACTGACTCAGTACCAGAatcagtatgaacattgtctgaATCAGGTTCATCAATCCTTAATACTTCTACATTGTTTTTAATGTCTTCAGAGTCACACTCTGATGTTTGTTCACTAGAAGTGTCTAAAATTTTAGGTCTATATTCATCTTCTGGTAGTTTTACTTTCAGATCATATTCTTGAGGAATTTCTGGCGGTGGTTTTTGTGGACGAGGCACAGGTTCTACTCTCTGTATGATTTCTGGTCTAGGTTTTGGAGCAGGTATTGGTATATCAGATCGTTTGCTGTCAGGCCGTGGTTTTGGAACTGGTTTCTGATGATAACTCATCTCTGTTAAttgattaaaattcatttcaGGTGGTTCTAAATCAAAGTCATCTATCATTGCAAGAGGCACCCCATATGTACTATCTTGATGTACAGGAGTAACCTCCCTTCTTTCTGGTGTAACCTCTCTTTTcattggagttatttccctttttgcaGGAGTAATTTCTCTTTTTGCAGGAGTTATATCTCTCTTTGCAGGAATTATTTCTCTTTTTGCAGGAGTAATTTCTCTTCTAACTGGAGTTAACTCCCTTTTGACAGGAGTTACCTCTCTTTTAGGTGGAGTAACTTCCCTTTCTTCAGAGGAGTATGAAGTACCAGATTTTTCCTTCACAGAACCTCTCATAACTAACTGGTTATAAGCCTCCATTGCTCCAGGAGGAACACTTTCTACTTGATCTGCTTTATTTTTGATCTCCTCTGAGAAAGTACGTTGACGATCAAGTTTCGGACTACGTTTAAATGAGAATTTGAATCTTGATCCATTCTGTGGTGACCCTGAATCACTTTCTGAATCTGACTGATATTTATCAGGTGACGAAGGTTCTTGTGAAGATGACATATGAGAACGAGAACTTAATTCATTTGCCATGGCGATAGCATCATCTATCATTTTTTCATCAGATGCTGACATTGGTTTGACCTTGGCTTGTTTTCGTGGTTCTGGTTTCGGAGGCTCCCTGTTTCGAGGTTCCTGCAAGGCAAAAATTGAACATGCATAGTGATTACATAAATAGATACATGCTGTCTATAATAAAGATATTTTCATATACTCCAGACTTGATTATACTGAAGAAAAGCTGAAGATAATTTCTATAAGAAGAATATAATAATTACCCTATATCCCTTTTCTCCTAATGAgaatatacaatatttatatgtGAATGTattgtatatgtaaaaaaaaaagattatttaattCAGATTTATGATTTTTCAATCTGTCCATTCATCGATTGCTTGTATAGATTTATTGTTCCTTGTACGTCAGAGATTGTAAATTGAGCAACAGCAACATGCAATGCCATGCACATAATGATCACAGTTGAATATtttttgtgtatgtttttttaaagttttttttttctatcttataTCATAATACACTTTTTTAAAGCAAATTAAAGAGAAATATATGTTTCATTccatataatttaacaaaattttgcaGAGAAGAAAGATTGAACAGCTATAGCTATTAAGAGGAAGTAGAATTAGAGGCAGACATACTAGTCTAGGTGGTTGAACAGGAAGTGGTGGTGGTGGTGATTTTGATCCTCTCCCATTGGTCATCAGTTTAGGAGGCGATTCATGTTGAGGTGTTGTAGTTGCTGATGAATCATTTGAAGATGAGTTTGCCAACTTTGCCTCTTTGTCGTTTATTGCTTTCAATACTTCATCCATAAATGAAGGTCCGAAATCAAAAGAACTCTGTAAAATGTCAAGTTTTataattaaatatcaataaaaaaaaaaatttggtaaaTATACAGAAATGACATTTCAGACGGCAAtcttataacaacaaaaaaaacaacaaacaaaaacatgtagAGATCAGTGAAAGTTATTTAATAATAGACTATGCTTGCTGTGATATGGACAAATTATGAATAAATGTCAATACATTTAatgatttgcatttttttttaaatcaaaatcgcaatatttttctcaaaaacaaaaatttaattgtgTTTTATCTTATAACTAATGGTCTTGAATCAGGGAAGACTTGTGCCCACGTAAAACTGATTTTAACACCCATCATACGTTTTGCCTGTCCCTAGTCTGGTTATCTGTACCTTCCATTTTTAGTTGTAGTCTTTGTATTCAACTTTTTGGAGGAATCTGTATTGAAGGTTTatgtgattttttatttcattatctaATATTTTTGGTGATGTCTATTATAGTTTTTTTTGGCATTATCTaatttatcttttattaattACAGTGTATTCTGTTTATCCATCACACAAGAGGACCAGAAAAAAAGTTTGATTAAGCAGAGTattggaatactcaggtttttttcTGCAAAGATAGGCATATTTTGGGATAGCCCTAAGATGTTATGAGTCAAGGCATATTTTGGGATAGCCCTAAGATGTTATGAGTCAAGGCATATTTTGGGATAGCCCTAAGATGTTATGAATCATAGAATGTTAGTACAAACGTTtatatatgatttgttttttcATACCGACATGTCAGGCATTTTGAAGTCAGCAAATATAGAATCATCATCTATATCTTGATACTGGAAATCTCCACTATCGACCTCGTCTGTCCTTGTTACATATTGACTGTCTATAGATTCCTGACTTATCCAGGAGTGACCATTAGTACCCAGAGATCCATTCATATTATGTCCATTTTCATCTCTATTAAGACTCACAGTTGATATCCGACTTTCACCTTCTTTCCCTGGAAGATAGATCATAATCATAATTACTTACTATAATTGTAATTACTTCTTTCCTTTCAATAATCTATCCAGGttgtattttctatttttgaaCATCCATAAACTATATGGCCCTGTATTAACATGATTTTTTCATAGCATTTTCAAATTGACATATTTTAAGATGGATGTCTTTTTATCCTAAGCATGGAATTCTTTTTTCTATTAATCCTTAATTTCTCAATaattttttcaacattcatttcaaataaaatatatcttcaaATTCTGGTTATCACATCTACAATCTTAATAGATCACCATTAATTTCTACCCatacaataaatacaaaaatttaaagtaaatgtttctgTTTTAGGGTCTTTATGCTATGCAGACATATTTACAACAAAGGcttattttcattgttgaaagctaTACTGTGACCTGTATTTGTTGACTTTTATGTcaatttggtctctgatggagagtagtctcattggcaataatagctcatcttcttatttttacattagaatgttgttgtttttttctgcatattacaaaatgtataataaattATATCATAATGAAATATCTTTTATATGATTTTGCAAAATCTAAATACCAACCTGTACTAGCAACTTTGACTGGCAGTTTGTCGTAATTATCACCAATGAAACCAACATCACCGAAAATAGCACCATCGTAACCAATATGCCCTGTGTGACGAAGGTCATTCTGTGGACCACTGATCATCTCAGCATTGAACCGCCTTAATGACTTCCTGTTTGATTctgcaataaataaataataattttaatatattatggagatttttttatttaatgtttgaaGTCAAGTTCCTGAAAAGTAAAATGTAAACAGAAACAGAAATTGCTAAAAAcggaaaataaaattttattttaatgacatttttcAACAGAAATTGACGAAACtgattaataaaattaagtttcgAAATATTTCCTTTTACATACattgagaataaaaaataattcttatattAGTTTTAAAACTGATTAAATCATGTGTTAGCGTTGACTGTGTCATTGCATATTTCTGTGTATTATTTAAGCATGTGGCCATTCCCATACAATGGAAGCAATATCTGTGGTACAATATATACCTTTAAACCTGTGTCATATAACTATACATGTGTTTCATATTTatgtaaatatcaaataaaatatatgaggTTTACAGCTTTAACAATCTATAACATATGACAATTTCCttggaaaaaaaattgacttGGTATGAAAGCCCTTTGGTCAAAATTTATAAGAACAGAATTTACAGTGATACAGGAGTATCTTTAATGATGAACAGTAATATCTGTCTAAATTAACTGTATCCCTTGCTCAGGACTTTGTTTGGCATAGACACTAGTGTCCACATTTTACTGGTTTAATTACTACAGAATGTTCTTATTACACGAGATCAGATGGTTTAAATCAGTTAGTTttcactgttaaaatatttctctAAATTCTTAATAATTGACATCTTTTTATAACCCTGAACCTGGAAGTAACCTGTTAGTTTGGAAAAGGTCAAGGATCAGATATAGGGTTCACTCCATTCTAATGTAATTAGTAGAACAGCATGAAGCTTATTTTAGCTCACTTGAATTAATTATAATCAGTTGCAGTTAGCATAAAGCTTtttccttatttatttttaaggTTTCAAATTTCACATTTGGACATTATTCCGTTACTTTGCTGTTTAAAATCTGAGATGCAATGAACTTGAATTTTATTGACAGTTCAATAAACTGATAGCATTAAAACCTACACcatataccgtatagcgggttatttttgcAGGGTGTtaattttcgcggatagaacaaagTCTCCTAAATTAATTCCGCCAAATTAAATGTGTACAtacaaaggtattgataaaagttttgaatccgccaaaatattttgtataccttattcaatgaaaatcgcgaaattttacaccctaAAAAATAACTCACTATACGGTATAAGTTTAGTGAATGTAAcatccatttttactgaactCACGACAGAACAAATTTtgttttaggggccagctgaagccagCCTGTGGCTGTGGGATTTTCTTGCTATATTGAATACCAATTGGTACCCCTTGGTTGTTTTCTGCCCTTTGGTCAGGTTATTTCATGTGACATCATTTCTATCTTTAAAAGCCCATGCCCCACAGACAGATGATCTATTTTGGAGCTGAGACTCAGTTGTCAAAATTATGGTCCATTCTATCTAAGTATCTAATCAGGAGATCATGCTGCTCCAACTTGTTGAGGACCTGATTAATGACCATATTTTAAGTGATATTCTAATTTTTTGGCATTATGTGATAAGTCATAAGCTGTTGTCAATATTTTGTTATAGAAGCCACACTACACATCTATTTGTCCCTTCTCCAATCTTACCTTTCTTACCACCCTTTTTGGGGGATTTTTCTTTCTTGTCTGATTCTATAAATAGTATAACcaatcaaattgtaaaaataaagattttggcATAATTGGGGTCTATTGTAGCAAATAGGAGTTAAATCAAAATAGGATTATTCACTACAAAGCATctagctaattttttttttaaatacaacaaaaagtaaaatcttttATTCAGGAATTAATTGTAATATCTATTCctaattttttatcattaaaaatttGCAATTCTTTAAAATGATTGTTTTCTTATTTGCATTTTGGATACTTGTAGTAAATGTCTGTAGAATTTAACTCCTCTATTTAAATATATTCAATGTCTAAGTATGTAGAATACTAAACTACttataatattgtatttataaaaatgtaaaattaaagacTCGGCATGCTGGCATAGTTTCATTATATGACTGACAGTGGCTCTCTGCCAGCATGCAAAAGGTGCTCTTGTGCTGAAATAAATACTATTATGAAATGCATATACATCAAGCAATGATATGATTCTATTCTACAGTATAAATTGTAAGACCCTAAATTCCCAGCTTATaaaaagaagagaagaaaacttctaaatacagtataagaaaatcaGAATAAAAAATGAAGCATATCTAGATAGTAGTATTCCTTTTATCTAACTAAATAACCTAAATGCTTAAAAAATTTGGCTTgcaaaaaaaaccatacaaattGGTAATAAATGCAAGAAATAATAAAATCCAATATTAGTGTTATAAAAGGAACAATTGAATGTATaagagtaaaaaaatattaatgtaaataaaGATGATAGGCAAATATGTTCATAAAAATTACCcaaaaattttattataaatctCTTTAAAAAATTCCACAGCATGAAAGCAAAATTGAGTAAAATCAAAGGACAGGTACACTGATGATTTTATTGAGTGATCTATTTCATCATCTAAGTGATAGTAAGTCCTTGACTTATATTTTAGACTCATGTCTGGGTTCAACTTGAGGAAGTTCCAATTTGTTATCAGTATTTCTTGAAGATACTCATAGCAGTTTGTGGATAAAAGCATGATTATGATGTGTAACATTTTCTagcatttttgttcttttttcttaCCTTTCCTTACAAGTTTGACCATAGGTTGGTCTGAGTCagctttttcttttttagagTCTACATGAAAAATTTACTATTTATTTGGGGTTTCCAAATGGAAATTAAACCAATTTTGTTAATAGATAATAATAAGAAATCAAATATACTTGTTCACAAATAATTAagtgtaaaatttcattaatctgtaagacatttaaaaaaattattataacaaTTTAGACAAAATTTTCTagtaaaagaaagataactctattaTGAAAAGGGTCATAAAAAACAGGTGCACTGTATTTTTGGAAGTTTTTTAATGTGCATCTTAATCCTCTCTTAAATGGAGCTCTTCCCCTTAAACCacaattatcatttaaaaaaattgccattttcatttgaattgtgtTTTCAGTATGGCAAGCTGGGATAAAAGCAAGATAATGATTTGCAACATTTCCGAGCGGCTTTTTCTTACCTTTTCTTGAAAGTTTGACTTTAGGTGTGTCcaattctttttcctttttagagTCTATATGAAATAAGGATATTTTGTCTTTCACTTTTGGACTGATATTTTTAATAACCATTCACACAAAAAACCATGAATTTACCAAATTTTAATCattgaaaaataagttaatttCTATTTCTTTGTTATATTCAATACAATAATCTatagtttttgatttttgttgattTAAAGTTCacttcaaaaatgttaaaattagaAAAACGTGAAATGAAAGTTAAGGCTAATATATATTACTTTGTGAAAAGTGGTGTGTGAGAGCTTACCTTTTCGACTGAGTTTAATTTTAGGTGTATTTGATTCCTGGTTTTCTCTTTTAGAGTCTATGAAAACAAAGGAGTGCAAA
This genomic interval carries:
- the LOC143056612 gene encoding uncharacterized protein LOC143056612 isoform X28 — its product is MTTEKSLLEFMEEAELDHYYQALKDQLKINAIHQLKYVEEEDLNDIGMTKPEMRRLKKMYKKEFPAGALGKLKKAILTRSGGDIGRSLSPSPPEQRSPRPSSYIRPPCKQIIPANSIQINKTLGEGEFGIVQQGLWTTETGEKVQVAIKCLTKEKMHTGTTEFLKEANIMQNVDHENIVRMYGVVLDKDDSLMLVTELAPMRSLLECLKEQSLRTDFPLPRLCDFAQEICDGMSYLESKRLIHRDLAARNILVFSKSKVKISDFGLSRALGIGKDYYQSNFSLNLKLPIAWCAPECINYLKFTSASDIWAFGVTLWEIFTYGFQPWAGLTGQQILESIDAPNCQRLERPDLCPKEYYQIMTKCWEHDPERRPLFSELFVMLPQMRPTQVKAMKDFPEVVVPKDFLYYKSYDVIYVLDKNPEDCPKSGFWKGVLGNGKCGYFDPANVMPIIEHKNSPSVSKSISRKESDKKEKSPKKGGKKESNRKSLRRFNAEMISGPQNDLRHTGHIGYDGAIFGDVGFIGDNYDKLPVKVASTGKEGESRISTVSLNRDENGHNMNGSLGTNGHSWISQESIDSQYVTRTDEVDSGDFQYQDIDDDSIFADFKMPDMSSSFDFGPSFMDEVLKAINDKEAKLANSSSNDSSATTTPQHESPPKLMTNGRGSKSPPPPLPVQPPRLEPRNREPPKPEPRKQAKVKPMSASDEKMIDDAIAMANELSSRSHMSSSQEPSSPDKYQSDSESDSGSPQNGSRFKFSFKRSPKLDRQRTFSEEIKNKADQVESVPPGAMEAYNQLVMRGSVKEKSGTSYSSEEREVTPPKREVTPVKRELTPVRREITPAKREIIPAKRDITPAKREITPAKREITPMKREVTPERREVTPVHQDSTYGVPLAMIDDFDLEPPEMNFNQLTEMSYHQKPVPKPRPDSKRSDIPIPAPKPRPEIIQRVEPVPRPQKPPPEIPQEYDLKVKLPEDEYRPKILDTSSEQTSECDSEDIKNNVEVLRIDEPDSDNVHTDSGTESVNSATEVNRQDDSRRDSYNKSSSLFVGEDFSEPSPREIMNKLARESRIRRSLDHQRGVISGSEEGHSRNIREPQGIPGKGAMSSSTGGDEDVETNPLRMLRGGAIPIRGGRVGQGMNHKTYNSKLHVKIPTLHHSMSVDSGTIQHVKERDATNLPSPTRAPAIPPRSNSVSGDGNSLPLPPRMPLRHSTPIGAKRERKFPLQIDDSGIDGHSTPQSLVRNYAWSESSKLTQHERTLPPAPPPPLKKHQIDDKPFDSGLDEDDDVFEGHDITPPSTLKIDTSSKSSTFPRVKFQFQKVKCNLEQLGFYNRKDPFWVKTLTLAGRNISDRGSSEEVSPLMLANYKTSEGVSYEDLLDFAFDREKNCEEVEMMRSVFKNEISVEDCQQALTETKWIVPMAIKYVKLKQLLSAQLGDITLCKEALMACDWDVQRAANHVLSNLSSPEIIDV
- the LOC143056612 gene encoding uncharacterized protein LOC143056612 isoform X23, which translates into the protein MTTEKSLLEFMEEAELDHYYQALKDQLKINAIHQLKYVEEEDLNDIGMTKPEMRRLKKMYKKEFPAGALGKLKKAILTRSGGDIGRSLSPSPPEQRSPRPSSYIRPPCKQIIPANSIQINKTLGEGEFGIVQQGLWTTETGEKVQVAIKCLTKEKMHTGTTEFLKEANIMQNVDHENIVRMYGVVLDKDDSLMLVTELAPMRSLLECLKEQSLRTDFPLPRLCDFAQEICDGMSYLESKRLIHRDLAARNILVFSKSKVKISDFGLSRALGIGKDYYQSNFSLNLKLPIAWCAPECINYLKFTSASDIWAFGVTLWEIFTYGFQPWAGLTGQQILESIDAPNCQRLERPDLCPKEYYQIMTKCWEHDPERRPLFSELFVMLPQMRPTQVKAMKDFPEVVVPKDFLYYKSYDVIYVLDKNPEDCPKSGFWKGVLGNGKCGYFDPANVMPIIEHKNSPSVSKSISRKESKRENGDAKIKLSRKESKRESGSSFFSNIRLSRKESNRKSLRRFNAEMISGPQNDLRHTGHIGYDGAIFGDVGFIGDNYDKLPVKVASTGKEGESRISTVSLNRDENGHNMNGSLGTNGHSWISQESIDSQYVTRTDEVDSGDFQYQDIDDDSIFADFKMPDMSSSFDFGPSFMDEVLKAINDKEAKLANSSSNDSSATTTPQHESPPKLMTNGRGSKSPPPPLPVQPPRLEPRNREPPKPEPRKQAKVKPMSASDEKMIDDAIAMANELSSRSHMSSSQEPSSPDKYQSDSESDSGSPQNGSRFKFSFKRSPKLDRQRTFSEEIKNKADQVESVPPGAMEAYNQLVMRGSVKEKSGTSYSSEEREVTPPKREVTPVKRELTPVRREITPAKREIIPAKRDITPAKREITPAKREITPMKREVTPERREVTPVHQDSTYGVPLAMIDDFDLEPPEMNFNQLTEMSYHQKPVPKPRPDSKRSDIPIPAPKPRPEIIQRVEPVPRPQKPPPEIPQEYDLKVKLPEDEYRPKILDTSSEQTSECDSEDIKNNVEVLRIDEPDSDNVHTDSGTESVNSATEVNRQDDSRRDSYNKSSSLFVGEDFSEPSPREIMNKLARESRIRRSLDHQRGVISGSEEGHSRNIREPQGIPGKGAMSSSTGGDEDVETNPLRMLRGGAIPIRGGRVGQGMNHKTYNSKLHVKIPTLHHSMSVDSGTIQHVKERDATNLPSPTRAPAIPPRSNSVSGDGNSLPLPPRMPLRHSTPIGAKRERKFPLQIDDSGIDGHSTPQSLVRNYAWSESSKLTQHERTLPPAPPPPLKKHQIDDKPFDSGLDEDDDVFEGHDITPPSTLKIDTSSKSSTFPRVKFQFQKVKCNLEQLGFYNRKDPFWVKTLTLAGRNISDRGSSEEVSPLMLANYKTSEGVSYEDLLDFAFDREKNCEEVEMMRSVFKNEISVEDCQQALTETKWIVPMAIKYVKLKQLLSAQLGDITLCKEALMACDWDVQRAANHVLSNLSSPEIIDV